Proteins from one Piscinibacter lacus genomic window:
- a CDS encoding ABC transporter permease produces the protein MLSFLLRRLLEALLVLLLVAALAFGLFQFVGDPVAQMLGQDASPAQRAALRASLGLDEPLPQQYLHFITQAVQGEFGLSLRHGRPVAEILAERLPATLELAGAAALLALLIGLPLGMLAAIHPRSRLLRLAMGLTLFGISLPSFMLGMLLILVFTLQLGWLPGFGRGPVPEGGSSSLGSLAGWRHLLLPALTLALFQTALIARLVRAEMQQVLASEHIRYARARGLPAWRVHGRHALRSALTPVITIASLQLGSLIAFSIVTESVFQWPGLGLLFIQAVAYADIPVMAAYLCGSAALFVLLNLLADLLCRLVDPRLRRPLGGGAA, from the coding sequence GTGCTGAGCTTTCTGCTGCGCCGCCTGCTTGAAGCCCTGCTGGTCCTGCTGCTGGTGGCCGCCCTGGCCTTCGGCCTGTTCCAGTTCGTCGGCGATCCGGTGGCCCAGATGCTGGGCCAGGACGCCAGCCCCGCGCAGCGCGCTGCCCTGCGGGCCAGCCTTGGCCTGGACGAGCCCCTGCCGCAGCAATACCTGCACTTCATCACCCAGGCGGTGCAGGGCGAGTTCGGCCTCAGCCTGCGCCATGGCCGCCCGGTGGCCGAGATCCTGGCCGAGCGCCTGCCGGCCACGCTGGAGCTGGCCGGCGCCGCCGCGCTGCTGGCCCTGCTAATCGGCCTGCCGCTGGGCATGCTGGCCGCCATCCACCCCCGCAGCCGCCTGCTGCGGCTGGCCATGGGCCTGACGCTGTTCGGCATCTCGCTGCCCAGCTTCATGCTGGGCATGCTGCTGATCCTCGTCTTCACCCTGCAACTCGGCTGGCTGCCGGGCTTCGGCCGCGGGCCGGTGCCCGAAGGCGGCAGCAGCAGCCTGGGCAGCCTGGCCGGCTGGCGCCACCTGCTGCTGCCGGCCCTGACCCTGGCCCTGTTCCAGACCGCGCTGATCGCCCGGCTGGTGCGCGCCGAAATGCAGCAGGTGCTGGCCAGCGAGCACATCCGCTACGCCCGCGCTCGCGGCCTGCCGGCCTGGCGCGTGCACGGCCGCCATGCGCTGCGCAGTGCGCTCACGCCGGTCATCACCATCGCCAGCCTGCAACTCGGCAGCCTGATCGCCTTCTCGATCGTGACCGAATCGGTCTTCCAGTGGCCGGGTCTGGGCCTGCTCTTCATCCAGGCGGTGGCCTATGCCGACATTCCGGTGATGGCGGCCTATCTGTGCGGCAGTGCCGCGCTCTTCGTGCTGCTGAACCTGCTGGCCGACCTGCTGTGCCGCCTGGTCGATCCGCGCCTGCGCCGGCCCCTGGGCGGGGGCGCGGCATGA
- a CDS encoding ABC transporter permease, which produces MPGLRALGRRLAAGLLGLLVLAAVAAPWIASQDPHDLASLSLADAQLPPAWLPDGEARYPLGTDDQGRDLLSVVLHGSRVSLALAGLAVALSLLIGVGVGLLAGWRGGRTDALLMRLCDAMLAFPAMLIALLIDGIGRVVFPAAGELQALAVLVFAIALAGWVPYARTVRAATQVERQKAYIDAARLTGVGEWAILRGHLLPNVLGAVWVLAPLQLAVAVLTEATLSFLGVGVPPTSPSLGSLIRIGGDHLLSGAWWIAVVPGAMLLLLALAFNLVGEAWRRSSDPR; this is translated from the coding sequence ATGCCCGGGCTGCGCGCCCTGGGCCGTAGGCTGGCGGCCGGCCTGCTGGGCTTGCTGGTGCTGGCCGCGGTTGCGGCGCCCTGGATCGCGTCGCAGGATCCGCACGACCTGGCCAGCCTCAGCCTGGCCGATGCCCAGCTTCCGCCCGCCTGGCTGCCCGACGGCGAAGCGCGCTACCCGCTCGGCACCGACGACCAGGGCCGCGACCTGCTCTCCGTCGTGCTGCACGGCAGCCGGGTCTCGCTGGCCCTGGCGGGGCTGGCGGTGGCGCTCTCGCTGCTGATCGGCGTCGGCGTCGGCCTGCTGGCCGGCTGGCGCGGCGGCCGCACCGACGCCCTGCTGATGCGCCTGTGCGATGCGATGCTGGCCTTTCCGGCCATGCTGATCGCGTTGCTGATCGATGGCATCGGCCGCGTCGTCTTCCCCGCCGCCGGCGAGCTGCAGGCCCTGGCCGTGCTCGTCTTCGCCATCGCGCTGGCCGGCTGGGTGCCCTATGCGCGCACCGTACGCGCGGCCACCCAGGTCGAGCGGCAGAAGGCCTACATCGACGCCGCCCGGCTGACCGGCGTGGGCGAATGGGCCATCCTGCGCGGCCACCTGCTGCCCAATGTGCTGGGTGCCGTCTGGGTGCTGGCGCCGCTGCAACTGGCGGTGGCGGTGCTGACCGAGGCCACCCTGTCCTTCCTGGGCGTGGGCGTGCCGCCGACCTCGCCCTCGCTGGGCAGCCTGATCCGCATTGGCGGCGACCACCTGCTCAGCGGCGCCTGGTGGATCGCCGTGGTGCCGGGCGCGATGCTGCTGCTGCTGGCCCTGGCTTTCAACCTGGTCGGCGAGGCCTGGCGCCGCAGCAGCGATCCCCGATGA
- a CDS encoding ABC transporter ATP-binding protein translates to MLAVRQLSLHRRDAADMRQPVVEDLGFDLYRGELLGLVGESGAGKSLVGAALIDLLPAGVECLGGKLWLGGERIDTLPAARRAGLRGRRIAAVFQDASAALDPLFTVGDQLIETVAHHHKCGRAAARERAVALLAEVGLAPAADRLAQYPHELSGGQRQRVVIALALAGDPEVLIADEPTSALDVSLQAQVIELLQRLARERGLGVLLISHDLGLVAEVCQRVLVLYAGRRVEDGPVDAVLARPLHPYTAGLLAAMPRLDAQAGLPQAIPGQMPPPGQRPPGCAFQPRCPRADGACQQLPQARDRAEGEALRALGGSASGAWSQPLGQAPGRPPGPGTGQVSCWHPLDMPGPAVPPRGGPRVAPGADTAAAAPGGFRPPLIDTFELSRRFALPRLGLFGRPRSLLAVDQLDLALPVGGSYGLVGESGSGKSTVARMMVGLLAPSEGELNFEGDDLHRRLARPGAQALRRRLQMVFQDPQASLNPRWTVGRILDEPLRLLGDGLAGLDTAADRAARVAELLRLVGLSPDDAARLPHSFSGGQRQRIAIARALASAPDFLVCDEPTSALDMSTQAQVLGLLAELRAMARGMTLLFISHNLAVVRHICDQVGVMYLGRLVEEASAGRIFQVPRHPYTRQLVAAVPHPARRGQARVLPIGEAPDPSRPPSGCTFHPRCSLANERCRAERPVLRRLDAESRIACHAVQEGRA, encoded by the coding sequence GTGCTCGCCGTGCGCCAGCTCAGCCTCCACCGGCGCGATGCCGCCGACATGCGCCAGCCGGTGGTCGAGGACCTCGGCTTCGATCTGTACCGCGGCGAGCTGCTGGGCCTGGTCGGCGAGTCCGGGGCCGGCAAGTCCCTGGTCGGCGCGGCGCTGATCGACCTGCTGCCGGCCGGGGTGGAGTGCCTGGGCGGCAAGCTCTGGCTCGGCGGCGAGCGCATCGACACGCTTCCGGCGGCCCGGCGCGCCGGGCTGCGCGGCCGCCGCATCGCCGCCGTCTTCCAGGACGCCAGTGCGGCGCTGGACCCGCTCTTCACGGTCGGCGACCAGCTCATCGAGACGGTGGCCCATCACCACAAGTGCGGGCGGGCGGCGGCGCGCGAGCGGGCGGTCGCCCTGCTCGCCGAAGTCGGCCTGGCCCCGGCCGCCGACCGGCTGGCGCAGTATCCGCACGAGCTTTCCGGCGGCCAGCGCCAGCGGGTGGTGATCGCCCTTGCGCTGGCCGGCGACCCCGAGGTGCTGATTGCCGACGAGCCGACCAGCGCGCTGGACGTGAGCTTGCAAGCCCAGGTCATCGAGCTGCTGCAGCGCCTGGCCCGCGAGCGCGGCCTGGGCGTGCTGCTGATCAGCCACGACCTGGGCCTGGTTGCCGAGGTCTGCCAGCGCGTGCTGGTGCTCTATGCCGGCCGGCGGGTCGAGGACGGCCCGGTCGACGCGGTGCTGGCCCGGCCGCTGCACCCCTACACCGCCGGCCTGCTGGCGGCCATGCCGCGGCTGGATGCGCAGGCCGGCCTGCCCCAGGCCATTCCCGGCCAGATGCCGCCGCCCGGCCAGCGCCCGCCGGGCTGCGCCTTCCAGCCGCGCTGTCCCCGCGCCGACGGCGCCTGCCAGCAGCTTCCCCAGGCGCGCGACCGCGCCGAGGGCGAGGCCCTGCGCGCCCTGGGCGGCAGCGCATCCGGCGCATGGTCCCAGCCCCTCGGGCAGGCCCCCGGCCGCCCGCCCGGCCCCGGTACGGGCCAGGTGAGCTGCTGGCATCCGCTCGATATGCCCGGGCCGGCCGTTCCGCCGCGGGGCGGGCCGCGCGTTGCGCCGGGTGCGGACACCGCTGCCGCGGCCCCGGGCGGCTTCCGCCCGCCGCTGATCGACACCTTCGAGCTGAGCCGCCGCTTCGCGCTGCCGCGCCTGGGCCTGTTCGGCCGGCCGCGCAGCCTGCTGGCGGTGGACCAGCTCGACCTGGCCCTGCCAGTGGGTGGCAGCTACGGCCTGGTCGGCGAATCCGGTTCGGGCAAGAGCACGGTCGCCCGCATGATGGTCGGCCTGCTGGCGCCCAGCGAGGGCGAGCTGAACTTCGAGGGCGACGACCTGCACCGGCGCCTGGCCCGCCCCGGCGCCCAGGCCCTGCGGCGGCGCTTGCAGATGGTCTTCCAGGATCCGCAGGCCAGCCTGAATCCGCGCTGGACGGTGGGCCGCATCCTCGACGAGCCGCTGCGCCTGCTGGGCGACGGCCTGGCCGGCCTGGACACAGCGGCCGATCGCGCCGCCCGGGTGGCCGAGCTGCTGCGCCTCGTCGGTCTCAGTCCCGACGATGCCGCGCGCCTGCCGCACAGCTTCTCGGGCGGCCAGCGCCAGCGCATCGCGATCGCGCGGGCCCTGGCCTCGGCGCCGGATTTCCTGGTCTGCGACGAGCCGACCTCGGCCCTGGACATGTCGACCCAGGCCCAGGTGCTGGGCCTGCTTGCCGAGCTGCGGGCGATGGCGCGCGGCATGACCCTGCTTTTCATCTCGCACAACCTGGCGGTGGTGCGGCACATCTGCGACCAGGTCGGCGTGATGTACCTCGGCCGCCTGGTCGAGGAAGCGTCGGCCGGCCGCATCTTCCAGGTGCCGCGCCATCCCTACACCCGCCAGCTCGTCGCCGCGGTGCCCCACCCGGCGCGCCGCGGCCAGGCGCGCGTGCTGCCGATCGGCGAGGCGCCGGACCCGAGCCGCCCGCCGTCCGGCTGCACCTTCCACCCGCGTTGCAGCCTGGCCAATGAGCGATGCCGTGCGGAGCGGCCGGTGTTGCGGCGGCTGGATGCCGAAAGCCGCATCGCCTGCCACGCCGTGCAGGAAGGCCGGGCCTGA
- the lysA gene encoding diaminopimelate decarboxylase, translating to MSRPPLPGAPHLAWGEAGLSLDGLALDELATAHGTPLYVYSRAAMQSALAPYQQALAGRPHLVCYAMKANSNLAVLQTFAQAGCGFDIVSGGELARVRAAGGDPAKVVFSGLGKTRAEMAQALDAGIKCFNVESEAELDVLSAVAAARGQRAPVSLRVNPDVDAKTHPYISTGLKGNKFGIAHTRALAAYRHAAGLPGLKVVGIDCHIGSQITEIAPYLDALDRVLDLVEAIEVAGIPLHHLDLGGGLGITYTDEQPPGADALIAALLAKLDARGHGGRELLFEPGRSLVGNAGVLLTEVLYLKPGEDKSFCVVDAAMNDLMRPALYEAVMGIVPLRPRADGTPEVVCDVVGPVCESGDWLGRDRALAVQAGDRLAVLSAGAYGMAMASNYNSRGRPAELLIDRGEALLVRTRETVEALHALERLPGA from the coding sequence ATGAGCCGGCCGCCGCTGCCCGGCGCGCCGCATCTGGCCTGGGGCGAGGCCGGCCTCAGCCTCGACGGCCTGGCCCTGGACGAGCTGGCCACCGCCCACGGCACGCCGCTCTACGTCTATTCCCGCGCCGCCATGCAGTCCGCGCTGGCGCCCTACCAGCAGGCGCTGGCCGGCCGGCCGCACCTGGTCTGCTATGCAATGAAGGCCAACAGCAACCTGGCGGTGCTCCAGACCTTCGCCCAGGCTGGCTGCGGCTTCGACATCGTCTCCGGCGGCGAGCTGGCCCGGGTGCGGGCCGCCGGCGGCGACCCGGCCAAGGTCGTCTTCTCCGGCCTGGGCAAGACCCGCGCCGAGATGGCCCAGGCCCTGGACGCCGGCATCAAGTGCTTCAACGTCGAGAGCGAGGCCGAGCTGGACGTGCTGTCCGCCGTCGCCGCCGCACGCGGCCAGCGCGCCCCGGTCAGCCTGCGCGTCAACCCCGATGTCGATGCCAAGACTCATCCCTACATCTCCACCGGCCTGAAGGGCAACAAGTTCGGCATCGCCCACACCCGGGCGCTGGCGGCCTACCGCCATGCGGCCGGCCTGCCGGGGCTGAAGGTGGTGGGCATCGACTGCCACATCGGCTCGCAGATCACCGAAATCGCGCCCTACCTGGATGCGCTGGACCGCGTGCTCGATCTGGTCGAGGCCATCGAGGTCGCCGGCATCCCCCTGCATCACCTGGACCTGGGCGGCGGCCTGGGCATCACCTACACCGACGAGCAGCCGCCCGGCGCCGATGCCCTGATCGCCGCCCTGCTGGCTAAGCTGGACGCGCGCGGCCACGGCGGGCGCGAGCTGCTCTTCGAACCCGGCCGCTCCCTGGTCGGCAATGCCGGCGTGCTGCTGACCGAGGTGCTCTACCTCAAGCCCGGCGAGGACAAGAGCTTCTGCGTCGTCGACGCGGCCATGAACGACCTGATGCGCCCGGCCCTGTACGAGGCGGTGATGGGCATCGTGCCGCTGCGCCCGCGCGCGGACGGCACGCCCGAGGTGGTCTGCGATGTGGTCGGCCCGGTCTGCGAATCCGGCGACTGGCTGGGCCGCGACCGCGCCCTGGCCGTGCAGGCCGGCGACCGCCTGGCCGTGCTGAGCGCCGGCGCCTACGGCATGGCCATGGCCAGCAACTACAACAGCCGCGGCCGCCCGGCCGAGCTGCTGATCGACCGGGGCGAGGCCCTGCTGGTGCGCACCCGCGAGACGGTCGAGGCACTCCACGCGCTGGAGCGCCTGCCGGGGGCTTGA
- the lptM gene encoding LPS translocon maturation chaperone LptM: MRSPQGLRCGALLGGLGLALLLAGCGQRGPLYLPGPADASAAKPDTLPTASPRPAAPPASGPAR; this comes from the coding sequence GTGCGGTCTCCGCAAGGCCTGCGCTGCGGCGCGCTGCTCGGCGGCCTGGGCCTGGCCCTGCTGCTGGCGGGCTGCGGCCAGCGCGGCCCGCTCTACCTGCCCGGCCCGGCGGATGCGAGCGCGGCCAAGCCCGACACCCTGCCGACCGCATCGCCGCGCCCGGCCGCGCCCCCGGCCTCGGGGCCGGCCCGATGA
- the cyaY gene encoding iron donor protein CyaY, which yields MSTETSLGHTDPAARSGLSEAQYQALSREMLARIELRADHWLQVDGVDIDSARTGGLIELSFPNRSKIVVNTQPPLHEIWVAARRGGFHFRHQDGRWVDTKTGEELLALLAACVSEQAGTPLGF from the coding sequence ATGAGCACCGAAACCTCCCTGGGCCATACCGACCCGGCCGCCCGCTCCGGCCTGAGCGAGGCGCAGTACCAGGCGCTCAGCCGCGAGATGCTGGCCCGCATCGAGCTGCGGGCCGACCACTGGCTTCAGGTCGACGGCGTGGACATCGACAGCGCGCGCACCGGCGGCCTGATCGAGCTGAGCTTCCCCAACCGCAGCAAGATCGTCGTCAACACCCAGCCGCCGCTGCACGAGATCTGGGTGGCCGCGCGCCGCGGCGGCTTCCACTTCCGGCATCAGGACGGCCGCTGGGTCGACACCAAGACCGGCGAGGAACTGCTCGCCCTGCTGGCCGCCTGCGTCAGCGAGCAGGCCGGCACGCCGCTGGGCTTCTGA
- a CDS encoding penicillin-binding protein 1A, whose protein sequence is MPAPDPTPKPRARPAPTPRPLWLRALGTIVLLGAGGLLAGLALLALALAMAYPNLPDIEGIDNYRPKLPMRVYSAEGRLIGEFGEERRLFTPIAQIPARMKEAVLAIEDARFYQHSGIDYLGIVRAGLANVTDARSQGASTITMQVARNFYLSTEKTLTRKIYEILLSLKIEQQLSKDEILELYMNQIYLGHRAYGFAAAAETYFGKPLASLSIAEAAMLAGLPKAPSAYNPFSNPARSRTRQLHIIDRMFENGFITEEEAEAAKVEPLKYRARKQVPLHAEYVAEQARQLIFQQYGEDAYTRGLRVDTSLRLDEQEVAYRALRRGILDYERRQHYRGPEAELALPPETDPAFEEKIAEALEAHPDNDEVQAAVVLAASPSEVRLMLRDGQRLRLTGESLKPVASGLSTKANPKVQIRRGSVVRVVPAEGQLAGSVSRWFLTQLPEVEGAFVALDVNTGAIRALVGGFDFAKNKFNHVSQAWRQPGSSFKPFVYSAALEKGITPSTVVDDAPLFYSAEATGSQPWEPKNYDGKFEGPMPLRTALAKSKNMVSIRVLESIGTDYAQQWIGRFGFEAARHPPYLPMALGTGSVTPLQMASAYGVFGNGGYLLPPRLVTRVSDDQGRLLLDLPPRPPSEDQRVIAPRNAFLMSSLMQEVTRSGTAARAQATLKRPDLYGKTGTTNDSVDAWFAGYGPGVVAVCWIGYDQPKKLGSRETGGGLALPVWIDYMSSALRGVPVFEVPVPEGVSQINGEWYYEEYTPGHGVDHLGTALPEAPPATEDEKKSILDLFR, encoded by the coding sequence ATGCCCGCACCGGACCCCACCCCGAAACCGCGCGCCCGCCCGGCGCCGACCCCCCGCCCCCTCTGGCTGCGTGCCCTGGGGACGATCGTCCTGCTGGGCGCAGGCGGCCTGCTGGCGGGTCTGGCCCTGCTGGCCCTGGCCCTGGCCATGGCCTATCCCAACCTGCCCGACATCGAGGGCATCGACAACTACCGGCCCAAGCTGCCGATGCGGGTGTATTCGGCCGAGGGTCGGCTGATCGGCGAGTTCGGCGAGGAGCGCCGGCTCTTCACCCCCATCGCGCAGATCCCGGCGCGCATGAAGGAGGCGGTGCTCGCCATCGAGGACGCGCGCTTCTACCAGCACTCCGGCATCGACTACCTGGGCATCGTGCGGGCCGGCTTGGCCAATGTGACCGATGCGCGCAGCCAGGGCGCATCGACCATCACGATGCAGGTCGCGCGCAACTTCTACCTCTCCACCGAGAAGACGCTGACACGCAAGATCTACGAGATCCTGCTGTCGCTGAAGATCGAGCAGCAGCTCAGCAAGGACGAGATCCTGGAGCTGTACATGAACCAGATTTACCTCGGCCACCGGGCCTACGGCTTCGCCGCCGCGGCCGAGACCTATTTCGGCAAGCCCCTGGCCAGCCTGTCGATCGCCGAGGCGGCGATGCTCGCCGGCCTGCCCAAGGCGCCCTCGGCCTACAACCCCTTCAGCAATCCGGCGCGCTCGCGCACGCGGCAGTTGCACATCATCGACCGCATGTTCGAGAACGGCTTCATCACCGAAGAGGAAGCCGAAGCCGCCAAGGTCGAACCGCTGAAGTACCGCGCACGCAAGCAGGTGCCGCTGCATGCCGAGTACGTGGCCGAGCAGGCGCGCCAGCTCATCTTCCAGCAGTACGGCGAGGACGCCTACACCCGCGGCCTGCGGGTCGACACCAGCCTGCGGCTCGACGAGCAGGAAGTGGCCTACCGCGCGCTGCGCCGCGGCATCCTCGACTACGAACGCCGCCAGCACTACCGCGGCCCCGAGGCCGAGCTGGCCCTGCCGCCCGAGACCGATCCGGCCTTCGAAGAGAAGATCGCCGAGGCGCTGGAAGCGCATCCCGACAACGACGAGGTGCAGGCCGCCGTGGTGCTGGCGGCCAGCCCGAGCGAAGTCCGGCTGATGCTGCGCGACGGCCAGCGCCTGCGGCTGACGGGCGAGAGCCTGAAGCCGGTGGCCTCGGGCCTCTCGACCAAGGCCAATCCGAAGGTGCAGATCCGCCGCGGCTCGGTGGTGCGGGTGGTGCCGGCCGAGGGCCAGCTCGCCGGCTCGGTCAGCCGCTGGTTCCTGACCCAGTTGCCCGAGGTCGAGGGCGCCTTCGTCGCGCTGGACGTGAACACCGGCGCGATCCGCGCGCTGGTCGGCGGCTTCGACTTCGCGAAGAACAAGTTCAACCACGTCAGCCAGGCCTGGCGCCAGCCGGGCTCCAGCTTCAAGCCCTTCGTCTACTCGGCCGCGCTGGAGAAGGGCATCACGCCCTCCACCGTGGTCGACGATGCGCCGCTCTTCTACAGCGCCGAGGCCACCGGCAGCCAGCCCTGGGAGCCGAAGAACTACGACGGCAAGTTCGAAGGCCCGATGCCGCTGCGCACCGCGCTGGCGAAATCCAAGAACATGGTCTCGATCCGGGTGCTGGAGTCCATCGGCACCGACTATGCGCAGCAGTGGATCGGCCGCTTCGGCTTCGAGGCCGCGCGCCACCCGCCCTACCTGCCCATGGCCCTGGGCACCGGCTCGGTCACCCCGCTGCAAATGGCCAGCGCCTATGGCGTGTTCGGCAACGGCGGCTACCTGTTGCCGCCGCGGCTGGTCACACGGGTGTCGGACGACCAGGGCCGCCTGCTGCTCGACCTGCCGCCGCGGCCGCCGAGCGAGGACCAGCGCGTGATCGCGCCGCGCAATGCCTTCCTGATGAGCAGCCTGATGCAGGAGGTGACCCGCAGCGGCACCGCCGCCCGTGCGCAGGCCACGCTGAAGCGGCCCGACCTCTACGGCAAGACCGGCACGACCAACGATTCGGTCGATGCCTGGTTCGCTGGCTACGGGCCGGGCGTGGTGGCGGTCTGCTGGATCGGCTACGACCAGCCGAAGAAGCTGGGCTCGCGCGAGACCGGCGGCGGCCTGGCCCTGCCGGTGTGGATCGACTACATGAGCAGCGCACTACGCGGCGTGCCGGTCTTCGAAGTGCCCGTGCCCGAGGGCGTGTCGCAGATCAACGGCGAGTGGTACTACGAGGAGTACACGCCGGGCCACGGTGTCGACCACCTCGGCACCGCCCTGCCCGAGGCGCCGCCGGCCACGGAAGACGAGAAGAAGAGCATCCTCGATCTCTTCCGCTGA
- a CDS encoding pilus assembly protein PilM: MSMIDAWFGRRPTALLGLDISDSSVKLVELAQGPGSALRLEHFAREPLESGWVADGQIEKFDEVVEAVRRVLGKSGSRCRRAALAMPSATVITQKVVLPAGLREDELELQVETEAAQILPFPLDEVSLDFCVLGPHPGLPGEVEVLIAASRKDRVQDRQGLIEAAGLRPVVVDVASHAARLALRRLVAAWPGVGPEALLTLVEIGAETTVLTVLRDEEVIYERAQAFGGALLTQQIAREAGWSLEEAERRKIARELPEALEAALLPPFVAELAQEIERALQFFFTSTPHLRVDRVLLSGGTAGLPGLEAAVRGATGFDSQVLDPFEGMALGPGVRETRLRREAPAYLTACGLAMRSFLA, encoded by the coding sequence ATGAGCATGATCGACGCCTGGTTCGGCCGCCGTCCCACGGCCCTGCTCGGGCTCGACATCAGCGATTCGAGCGTCAAGCTCGTCGAGCTGGCCCAGGGGCCGGGCAGCGCCCTGAGGCTGGAGCATTTCGCCCGCGAGCCGCTGGAGAGCGGCTGGGTCGCCGACGGCCAGATCGAGAAGTTCGACGAAGTCGTCGAGGCCGTGCGCCGCGTGCTGGGCAAGAGCGGCAGCCGCTGCCGCCGCGCGGCGCTGGCCATGCCCTCGGCCACCGTCATCACCCAGAAGGTCGTGCTGCCCGCCGGCCTGCGCGAGGACGAGCTCGAGCTTCAGGTCGAGACCGAGGCCGCGCAGATCCTCCCCTTCCCGCTCGACGAGGTCAGCCTCGACTTCTGTGTGCTCGGCCCGCATCCCGGCCTGCCGGGCGAGGTCGAGGTGCTGATCGCCGCCTCGCGCAAGGACCGCGTGCAGGACCGCCAGGGCCTGATCGAGGCCGCCGGCCTGCGGCCGGTCGTCGTCGACGTGGCCTCGCATGCGGCCCGGCTGGCCTTGCGGCGCCTGGTCGCGGCCTGGCCCGGCGTTGGCCCCGAGGCCCTGCTGACCCTGGTCGAGATCGGCGCCGAAACCACGGTGCTGACCGTGCTGCGCGACGAGGAAGTGATCTACGAACGCGCCCAGGCCTTCGGCGGCGCGCTGCTCACCCAGCAGATCGCCCGCGAGGCCGGCTGGTCCCTGGAAGAAGCCGAGCGCCGCAAGATCGCCCGCGAGCTGCCCGAGGCCCTGGAGGCCGCGCTGCTGCCGCCCTTCGTCGCCGAGCTGGCGCAGGAAATTGAGCGCGCGCTGCAATTCTTCTTCACCAGCACGCCGCATCTGCGGGTGGACCGCGTGCTGCTCAGCGGCGGCACGGCCGGCCTGCCCGGCCTGGAGGCCGCCGTGCGCGGCGCCACCGGCTTCGACAGCCAGGTGCTCGACCCCTTCGAAGGCATGGCCCTGGGCCCCGGCGTGCGCGAGACGCGGCTGCGCCGCGAAGCGCCCGCCTACCTGACCGCCTGCGGCCTGGCGATGCGGAGCTTCCTCGCATGA
- a CDS encoding PilN domain-containing protein: protein MILINLLPHRAEARRQRQKAFLAALGLAALAGLACAALGGLVLQQATERQRARNAYLGQAISRLEAQIREVALLQDEIDQLKARQQAVEKLQAERNLPVRLFEQLLAQTPEGVLLASLRMDGERVQLGGQARSNERISDFLRQLGQPGNTLHAPELLEIKLGGGAAAAAAGAVTPALRRPVDFSLRLQLPPAPGASAPAAAPRRSAS, encoded by the coding sequence ATGATCCTCATCAACCTGCTGCCGCACCGGGCCGAGGCGCGGCGCCAGCGCCAGAAGGCCTTTCTCGCCGCACTGGGCCTGGCCGCGCTGGCCGGCCTGGCCTGCGCGGCCCTGGGCGGCCTGGTGCTGCAACAAGCCACCGAGCGCCAGCGCGCCCGCAATGCCTACCTAGGCCAGGCCATCAGCCGGCTGGAGGCGCAGATCCGCGAGGTCGCCCTGCTCCAGGACGAGATCGACCAGCTCAAGGCCCGCCAGCAGGCGGTCGAGAAGCTGCAAGCCGAGCGCAACCTGCCGGTGCGCCTCTTCGAGCAGTTGCTGGCGCAGACGCCCGAGGGTGTGCTGCTCGCCAGCCTGCGCATGGACGGCGAGCGCGTGCAGCTTGGCGGCCAGGCCCGCAGCAACGAGCGCATCTCCGACTTCCTGCGCCAGCTCGGCCAGCCCGGCAACACCCTGCATGCGCCGGAGCTGCTGGAGATCAAGCTGGGCGGCGGGGCCGCCGCCGCTGCGGCCGGCGCCGTGACGCCGGCCCTGCGCCGGCCGGTCGACTTCTCGCTGCGCCTGCAACTGCCGCCGGCCCCCGGTGCCTCGGCGCCGGCGGCCGCGCCGCGCCGCAGCGCCTCCTGA
- a CDS encoding type 4a pilus biogenesis protein PilO, with protein MPTLRLPRRIPRLNWSGLRRQFTGIDLDLRQAGQWPPAPRWTAYLLLALAALAGGAQGLVLPAYELLQAEREREPALRADYRLKLGKAIRLEALKQQKREVELAVNQLEKQLPGRAEMDALLADINQAGVGRGLQFELFRPGIESVRDHYAELPIALRIGGRYHDLGAFAADIAKLSRIVTLHKLVMVQPGGSGAVPGVLSFEAEARTYRYLDAEELAARRKPRGAAGKRGKPAAAGAGA; from the coding sequence ATGCCTACCCTGCGCCTGCCCCGACGCATCCCGCGCCTGAACTGGTCCGGCCTGCGCCGCCAGTTCACCGGCATCGACCTCGACCTGCGCCAGGCCGGCCAGTGGCCGCCCGCGCCCCGCTGGACGGCTTATCTTCTGCTGGCCCTGGCCGCCCTGGCCGGCGGCGCCCAGGGGCTGGTGCTGCCCGCCTACGAGCTGCTGCAAGCCGAGCGCGAGCGCGAGCCCGCGCTGCGCGCCGACTACCGGCTCAAGCTCGGCAAGGCCATCCGGCTGGAGGCGCTGAAGCAGCAAAAGCGCGAGGTCGAGCTTGCCGTCAACCAACTGGAAAAGCAGCTTCCCGGCCGCGCCGAGATGGATGCCCTGCTGGCCGACATCAACCAGGCCGGCGTCGGCCGCGGCTTGCAGTTCGAGCTGTTCCGCCCCGGCATCGAGTCGGTGCGCGACCACTATGCCGAGCTGCCGATCGCGCTGCGCATCGGCGGCCGCTACCACGACCTGGGCGCCTTCGCGGCCGACATCGCCAAGCTCTCGCGCATCGTCACCTTGCACAAGCTGGTGATGGTGCAGCCCGGCGGCAGCGGCGCCGTGCCGGGCGTGCTCAGCTTCGAAGCCGAGGCCCGCACCTACCGCTACCTCGATGCCGAGGAACTGGCCGCCCGCCGCAAGCCGCGCGGCGCGGCGGGCAAGCGCGGCAAGCCGGCCGCCGCAGGAGCGGGCGCATGA